The stretch of DNA GCAGACCGGATTGCGTCAGACCATCCGTGGCCAAGGCTTTCTCGTAGGTACCGAGCCACGATTCCGTGACGGCGCGCAAGCCCGCATCCGTGGGTTTCATGCGGCCCAACCGTACTTGCTGCAGCAGTTTGATCAGCGGATCTGAATGAGCGATGCTCGAGATCGCGCGTTGCACCGCCTGTTCATCCGGCGTGCCCATAGGCGCTTCAGTTCATCGAGCAGGCGCCGGGCCCGCGGGGATCACCACAGCTGCCGCAAGGGCCGGGACCGGATGAAGACGCCCAGCTGGTGGTGGCGCCGCCGACTCCAAAGGCGGAAAATTGTTTATCGAGTTTGGTGGTCCTGCACTGGGGACAAGCCGCTTCCGCCGATCCTTGGACCAGGAGTTCAAAACGGTGATTGCATTCGCGGCACACATATTCGAAGATAGGCATGGTTGACGACTCCTTCGGTTGCCAGGAGCATTATAAAATCACGGCGCCTGAATCGCAACGACAGGGATTGTATGTACCAGGAAGAGAAAACCTTTACCATTCGCTTCACGCTGGAAGCCTCGTTTCCAGACGATTATACCGGAGACGAGGATGAGCGTGCGTGGGTGCGGGAATGGGAAGCCGGGATCAAACCGCACCTGCTCAAATCCGTCTTTGAGTCGCTGCGCCGGCACGAGGGGTGGACGTCGCACATCCGCAATCGCGGCGCCTCGCCGGCCGATGAAATCGAAATCGTATTGGCCAAGGATTTTTCACAACAGCTTCCTTTTTCGCTGAAACTGAAACGATGAGCGATTCCAACACTCTCGGGCTGTATGTCCATATTCCCTTCTGTCGCCGACGTTGCCACTTTTGCGCATTTTATCTGGAAATCGCTCAATCCGATCGGATGGCCCTGTTTCATTCCGCTCTTGTCCGAGAAATTTCCCTCCATCGTCGGCAAGAATCCCTGGAAGGGCGTACTTTGCAGAGCATCTATTTCGGCGGCGGAACGCCGACGTCCCTCCCGGCCGGTCGGCTGGCCGAGCTTCTTGCCTTGATTCAAGCCACCTGGCCCACCGATATCACAACGGAGATAACGGTCGAAGCTCATCCTTCCACGGTCACATTCAAGAATCTCCAAGTCTTGGCGGATGCCGGATTCAATCGGATCAGCTTTGGAGCGGAATCCATGGCGGACAAGGATTTTTCCTCCCTGGGTCGTTTTGGACGGGTGCAGGATACGGGGGCCGCGGTTCAGGCAGCCCGTCAAGCGGGATTCAGCAACATCAATCTCGATCTGATGTATGGGCTCCCGGGCCAATCGCTGCAGGACTGGATGCACACCATGGAGTCGATCATCACGCTGGCCCCCTCGCATCTCTCCTGTTATGCCTTGACCATTGAAGAGGACACCCGACTCGCTCAGGACATTGCTCGGAATCTCATTCCTCCGCCCGACGACGGGCTTCAGATCGACATGGAATCCGCGGCAGAACGTTCCCTGACCGACGCGGGATATTCCCGCTACGAGATTTCCAACTATGCCAAGCCCGGCCATGCCTCTCGCCATAATGTCCTCTACTGGACCGGTGGCGAGTATCTGGGGCTCGGCCCGAGCGCGCAGTCCTATCTCCATGGAGTCCGGTTTGGAAACGTGGCGGATCTCGGAACCTATGCCGCATGCTTGAACGAGGATCGTCTGCCGATAACCGACCTCAAGCCTCTTTCGCTCTCTGAACGCCGGCGAGACGCTCTTGTGTTTGGGTTACGTTTGCTGCGTGGTGTCCCCCGACACATCATCACGGCGGCGGAGCGAGAGCACCAACTCGATGAACTCGTCTCGAAAGGCCTGCTTGATGCCGACCACGATCGTGTACGACTGACATCGTTGGGCCGACGCTACGCCGACCTGGTGGCAGAGCGGCTGTTTTGACGCAGATGGCCAAAGCCCACCCGACAGGCGGCAATATCGCACACCTCTCCTCAGCCCTTCACATGGATATCATCGATTGACAAGACCGCCGCGATTGGAGAAGACTACGGGAAGTCTCGGGAGGCAGCTCATGCCGGTCAATATGGATCCGACTAAGAAACGGCGCCGCTCCCCAACTCCCGAAGCGGCGGGTGAGGACAGGCCAACGGACTCCACAGTGTCGTCGGCGACACGCGCATTCGGGGAAGAAACAGACGCGGATCGCGAAAAGGAGTTGGCGGATGCCGAATTGAAAAACTTATGGGATGCGACCGAAGTGATCGACATGGATAAAGTGTAATCTCCGACATGACATCCGGAGATTCAGCCTTGACCTGTTTTCGACAGACCTGCTAAAAGCCCCGCTCCATGCCGACACCTTCCACACCACAAACCGTTCCGGACATTACCGAAGATGTGCAAACTGGGTCGGGCACCGGATTCGAGTCCCGCGTCATCGTCTACAACTGCGACTGCCACACCTATCAACAAGTCATCGACCTCTTTTGCCGGTTTATTCCCGGCATGACGTCAGCCAAAGCGTTTGAACTGGCTTATCGTATCGATCACGACGGGGAAGCGATCGTGTTCACCGGATCGACGGAACAAGCGGATGATATCGCCGCCAAACTCGCGGGGGGTGGGCTCAAAGTGGCTGTGCAGTAATCCCGCCTCTTTACTTATGCTTGGATATGCCCTTGGTTGATTTCTTTGTTGTGCTCGCCGACTCCTTCTGGGCGGCCGGTTTAGAAGCTTTGCCTGATTTCTTCGCCGTCTTCGAAGCGTTCGCCTTTTCATTTTTCTCAGCGGCCTTCGACTTGCTCTGTGACTGCTTGACGGGGGCCATATAGGTGGAGGTGCGGTTGACCTTGGCCAATTGGTCTCCGCTGAGCACCCGAACCTGATACAGTTCGAACAGCTTACTGATGGCCTTCGTATCGCCTCGTCTCGCCGCATTCAACAGCTTGCGGCGCTGATTCATCTCTTCTTCTTCGGTATGCGAAGCAGCTCGTCGTTCCATGCCCATCCTTCCTCAACACAGGCTGACCGGCTGATAAGGCTGCGGCGGTCTCCAACACCTCAGCGTAAAAATTGTCGAAGTATATCAGAATTATGATGTTTTTGGAATATCCAAAATCCCCAACGTCGCAATGGTACGCGACCGCGTCATGCACACACATGAGAGATCCATCCTCACACGGGCAGCTGTCCGGTGAGATTTCACTATTGAGTCCCATCGCATGCATCGGTATAAGTGATAGAATATCCATTTTCGTAGAGAGGAGCTGCATCATGGAACATAAAGCAGAACCATCGGCCGTCGCCGACGATCCTCGCGCGCGTGATCTGCTCCGCCGGGCCTTTGAGGCGACCGCTCGATGGCAAAAGGATTTCAAAGGGTTTACAGCCGACCTCACGGTGAATGTGAACGGAAAAGAAACCAGCGGGCCCGTTATCGTCAAAGGCCCCCGCGAAGTTTCCGTCCAATTGGGCGACGGCGAAACCCAAAAGTGGGTACAGGAACAGCTGGGTATGATCGCGGTCCATCGGGGACCACGAAGCTTCGAAGAGTCCGACGGAAAATATACCTTGACGATGGAAGAAGACGGACATCCGTTCGGAATTCAATTGACTATCCATGGGTCCAATTCCTTTTACCGGATCAAGGACAACCGCATCACCCAGATCAATCGCAAGATGGCCCATCCCGGCATGAGTCCGTTTGCCTTTACGATCAATGTGGAAGAAAGTGCGGTCACGCAAGACCAGAAGAACCTCACGACCAAGTACACGGTCTATTATTATTCGCCGACCGACGGCAAACTGACCAACGTGGAGAGCTTCACCGATACCCATGTCCGCGTCGGTTCGTCCGACCTTCCGGCTACGAGACGAATCATCACCTACGAGAATGGTGAGGTCGTGGTTAAACAGCTAACCTTTAAGAACCATCAGTTGCTGTAACGATGGACTTGCGAAAAGGTTTTCCTCGCAGCATGCGCGTCAAGCTGGGGGGCTATGTTCACCTGGCACGCATGATCGACAAATGCCGAGCCGTCCTCGCCGGCACGGAAGGCGAGTATATCTATCCTTGCCCGATGGATGAACGGCTTCTGGCCTATGCCGGGATTACGAGCAAACAATTCACGGCAACGGTGAAAGCCAATCCGACCGACGAGGGAGTCGTGGCATGGCTTCACCAGGAAGCCAAGCCCCACTCACCTGCTGAAGTGGAGGAGTGGAATCATAATCTCCTGTCACGCGGACCGAGTTCGCCTGAGAGTGCGGCGAGGTTCAACAAATACTTGGCCGCCATCGATCCATCACGCACCGACATTACAGCCTGGTCGGATCTGCAAGATTTAGAGGAAGGGCGGATTGTTCCGAGACGAGAGCCGATCCACCGGTCTCAGTAAGTGAGCGCCGGGTATTTGCCGAGATAGGTCGGATTCTCAGCCTGCACCACCATGAAGTGGGCCACATCAGCACGTGAGATGGCGCCCACTTTCATTCCTTCCAGAAGATTGTCCAACACCCGATAGCGACCCGTCATCGCTCCATTGGTTAAGCGACCTGGACGCACGATCTCCCAGCGCGGATAGGCCCCGGCAATGATCCGCTCCTGCTCATTCTTATCAGCATAGACTTTCTTGAGAAGCAGCGTGAACATGAGTTTCATGGGGAAAGAATTGTAGCCCCAGCTGTCGCCGGCTCCGAAACCGGTGAGCACAAGAAGCGTCGGGGAAGAGCCCATTTCCCGGATGGTGTGCAACAAGACGCGCGCGGAGTCGGAAAACAACGTGGTAGCAAAGGGGCTTTTCACACCAAGCGTGACCAGAATGGCCTCGGCTCCCTGTACTGCTGCGCTGACATCGCTTGGATTTGTCGCACTGCCCTGTACCCTTCTCAACTTCGGTTGATCTGAAATTGGCACAAACCGGCGCGACAAGGTAGCAACTTCATGTCCCTTTTCGAGGGCGAGGCGTGTCGCTTGAAGCCCTACTCCGGCTGACGCTCCGATGATGGTGAGGTTCATATCTCCCCTGTGCACGTAGGCTGCTTAACAATCTTCATGCACCTCTGGCAGCAGACCATCGAGTTCGTTACGGATCGCCGCGGCGAGGGCCCAACCCTATGTAGACATTCTACCGTCTTGGGACATACAGATCTATGGTGAGATGGAGAGGCAAGAAACTGTTCGGCCTGGGAGAACATGGCTTGGTTCTTCATAGTTAGGCTCACCGCGTGACATGGCCGCGGCGATAGTTTGCCTCTCCACCTTACCGACCTATGTTTTCCCAGAAGCGGCGTCGGTTGGCAATGTTGGGGAAAACG from Nitrospira sp. SG-bin1 encodes:
- a CDS encoding adaptor protein, giving the protein MPTPSTPQTVPDITEDVQTGSGTGFESRVIVYNCDCHTYQQVIDLFCRFIPGMTSAKAFELAYRIDHDGEAIVFTGSTEQADDIAAKLAGGGLKVAVQ